A single genomic interval of Amycolatopsis albispora harbors:
- a CDS encoding dihydrofolate reductase family protein translates to MSHSRKVVAQVHVSIDGYSAGSPDDGMGGMAFLQDHASHEQSATYFEGVWRGADTAIMGRTNYEGFHGFWPSVVHSPDASPRDRDLATWLDTVEKVVFSTTLEKADWQNARVAKQDLETEVRELKAAPGRDILVLNSASIIRALVAADLLDELRITIVPALLGGGLRLFEGNPPYSTWRLGGVCTLPTGAVVLTYERP, encoded by the coding sequence ATGTCCCACTCCCGCAAGGTCGTCGCCCAGGTCCACGTCTCGATCGACGGCTACAGCGCCGGTTCGCCGGACGACGGCATGGGCGGGATGGCGTTCCTGCAGGACCACGCGTCGCACGAGCAGAGCGCCACCTACTTCGAGGGCGTCTGGCGCGGTGCCGACACCGCGATCATGGGCCGCACCAACTACGAGGGCTTCCACGGTTTCTGGCCTTCGGTGGTGCACAGCCCGGACGCCTCCCCGCGCGACCGCGACCTGGCGACCTGGCTGGACACCGTGGAGAAGGTGGTGTTCTCGACGACGCTGGAGAAGGCGGACTGGCAGAACGCCCGCGTGGCGAAGCAGGACCTGGAGACGGAGGTGCGCGAGCTGAAGGCCGCGCCCGGCCGGGACATCCTGGTGCTGAACAGCGCCAGCATCATCCGGGCACTGGTCGCCGCCGACCTGCTCGACGAACTGCGCATCACCATCGTGCCCGCGTTGCTGGGCGGCGGGCTGCGGCTGTTCGAAGGCAACCCGCCCTACTCGACGTGGCGTCTTGGCGGGGTGTGCACCCTGCCGACCGGCGCCGTCGTCCTCACCTACGAACGCC